In a genomic window of Amorphus orientalis:
- a CDS encoding DUF4189 domain-containing protein: MKIAIAMSTAFLMMLAAFPAAADDGSHVAAAGTKSGTIGFAVEATADAAKSEAMKECQGADTGDCTVLLSGSDMCISLARSADRKSYGLGGGASRESSQTEAMKECAIDGATGCNIHDTYCGPSSIN, translated from the coding sequence ATGAAGATCGCCATCGCAATGTCGACCGCGTTTTTAATGATGCTCGCCGCTTTTCCGGCAGCGGCGGACGACGGGTCCCATGTCGCCGCCGCCGGGACGAAGAGCGGGACGATCGGGTTCGCCGTGGAGGCGACCGCGGACGCCGCCAAGTCCGAAGCGATGAAGGAATGCCAGGGCGCCGATACGGGCGACTGCACAGTGCTTCTGTCCGGTTCGGACATGTGCATCTCGCTCGCCCGGTCCGCCGATCGGAAATCCTACGGCCTCGGGGGCGGCGCCTCGCGCGAATCCTCCCAGACCGAGGCCATGAAGGAATGCGCGATCGACGGCGCGACGGGGTGCAACATTCACGACACCTATTGCGGACCGTCCTCGATCAACTGA